Genomic DNA from Salvia miltiorrhiza cultivar Shanhuang (shh) chromosome 1, IMPLAD_Smil_shh, whole genome shotgun sequence:
GGTAATGCTAATTAATTTACCTGTAAATGAAGGGGGATGAATTTGAAGGTGACAAAGTCGCAAACTGGCCAGTACATTATCCCGTTCACCATTGTAGGGACCAAATCACGTCTCAGTCTAGCAATGATTTCCGCACCGCTTTCACCTGCAAAATTAAGCATCTAATTTAAATTAGAGAGAGACTCCTAATCCTAACCATCTTCATTGTGTTACCTTGTAGAGCAGCATTAACAGAGAAGAAGACAACAGTCATGGCAGGTCCGAACACTGCCTGCCCCAAACCGATCTTCTTCAACGTCGACAACAAATCGCGCTTCGGGAAAACTCTCGACATTAAATTGTACCAATAATGCATCGACGGCCCCAGTATCACCATGCCATAGCCACCCATACGCACAGTTCTCACCAATTCATACTCTTCCATTCCCCCAAAAATCGTCTGCACAATTTCATAACCCGATTCAGATAAAGAGAAGCTTCTGCTGTGTATACATGTGACGTACGGACCTGGGAGGTTATATCGGCGGCGGAGTAAATGAGGGCGGC
This window encodes:
- the LOC131005282 gene encoding uncharacterized protein LOC131005282 is translated as MASSLSKIAVLRLQCSLHSSTTTIKHTISDQPLHRRARFKHHSRKPKESEPSTASASSSFQQLRLVQWYLGAIKSRPIATKSATAALIYSAADITSQTIFGGMEEYELVRTVRMGGYGMVILGPSMHYWYNLMSRVFPKRDLLSTLKKIGLGQAVFGPAMTVVFFSVNAALQGESGAEIIARLRRDLVPTMVNGIMYWPVCDFVTFKFIPLHLQPLVVNSFSYLWTIYMTYMASLDKPSS